The following are encoded together in the Plasmodium knowlesi strain H genome assembly, chromosome: 8 genome:
- a CDS encoding phosphoinositide-specific phospholipase C, putative produces the protein MSFSESIPLDTCNEEIQKDDDAIGLLSESGGEDKNEESDWVKQHDRSRGEGGNPRKKEKDCNKKNADGIDSKLGFDIKNVLTHAYLPVCIEKMKEGEYVYKWNSNNIFQKKTLKFFYLDVNNYCIRWNSKKKKKKVKENKNPTLYIWDIIKILDGSESSFFKKKEEEKNLSIEIISAQRNLRITFLDIQRWKMWLFGLMYYQYKFINKGSGKKRMKSFICEGNKLYDNYIISGLKDINALTLSQLYIILRSLNIYLNMKILYHYFSIYKNKGTVNYVGFTKILEHIFSNKHITTYFDVYKGKNSSCIDNRNFIEFLIDVQCEGKCEERIFTGREVDREFSIHKGACGKKELQALPSGPVISTSVGQMKGRGDTDEGVRLAMDPTLRGGTKNAENKSKGIHQMKEEKCEYNPNGEANSVGNHKPRGDLVSNNSVRNNFSNYQCGGTIIKNMNKEGVNQNEFHLGVDTLPNAFLLPDKWIRQDEDYITVLNILREKLGLGSVKGEKGVNRDAFATGVGYHSDTLNGNKRWDSTNNRRGYRSNHSGHNSDSAENVKRGISYGGKCTSPEEHERNAQNESYYIRAKAIYKLLNTIKKYNIPFVMINEDKHYLTQIGLVYFLLSKENSIMCPEYSKVYQNMNLPLCNYWINSSHNTYLGRKQIFSSSNIEQYIYILIDGCRCVEFDCYYFNKNIVVYHGFYGYKLTSSILFCDTLIACKLFGFTTSPFPIILSLEIHCKNKHKNLIAKILICILGNQLYIPKSRDEINNITPHNCKNRFLVKYKHFENNDNSGFYFIFEGLQSVMYDELGYISDIVGEEDEDTEEEDGHMGGVHNNVLRDGSAESGESDNSDENHVYRNDDDDVQRNHKHSYRKSPNHRDDDDDIEKKFDSYIKNSIQKGYIHERKKRNMYMSSLCHDPDAVEEDQRDHSPRRDVNHQVVKGTKLWRNKKGKDQSRWSTRLEDDNNLGNAHINGTPEEGDENADGGMAPLASQKMGNKTHGDSEKKIENQNARNNNILNEYSCLKGYAFQNFCENRTYNEICSISENKFIKLIKKNEDEIIKYNQKTLTRVYPSGTRLASTNFNPLIFWSAGIQFVALNYQYNGLSMLLNKGRFLENGGKHSGYILKPEILRFNEKKDYSILHLDLQILSLHQINLLFSIKNKYQEKKLKKKLFKMDMIQHIQTHKKINKKTKNFKHVQKLEKEKKNFFFSDVQSDDNKKIKNISHEFLMKKFNDNDNDVNYIHSKCSNVEEKYEDMLSEYKSFLLCSSLSHSSSFNSCSSHTTASNNGNTDSTKNTSSKSKNRSFYQTFEELKKANNLFFYLYVTISVHGYNENKYYFKTEIAKVNFYDLNYCWSKPSMFQMKIMYPSLALIVFELKTYDTVKSELIACACFPVKCLREGIRFVPLCDKYLKDIKGSGILVNLKIGTNNS, from the exons ATGAGCTTTAGTGAGAGTATACCCCTAGATACATGCaatgaagaaatacaaaaagacGATGATGCAATAGGTCTACTATCGGAGAGCGGAGGGGAAgacaaaaatgaggaatcTGATTGGGTGAAGCAACATGACCGAAGTAGAGGAGAGGGGGGGAACCccaggaagaaggaaaaagattGCAACAAAAAGAACGCAGACGGTATTGACTCTAAACTCGGATttgacataaaaaatgtgttgaCACATGCGTACCTCCCCGTGTgcatagaaaaaatgaaagaaggagagtatgtgtacaaatggaatagtaataatatttttcaaaagaagACATTGAAATTCTTTTACCTAGATGTAAACAATTATTGCATACGATGgaattcgaaaaaaaaaaaaaaaaaagtaaaagaaaataaaaatccaactttatatatatgggatatcataaaaatattgGACGGATCagaatcttccttttttaaaaaaaaagaagaagaaaaaaatttgtccaTTGAAATTATTAGTGCCCAAAGGAATTTGAGAATTACTTTCCTCGACATACAGAGATGGAAGATGTGGCTCTTTGGCTTGATGTATTATCAGTACAAATTTATTAACAAAGGATccggaaaaaagagaatgaaGTCTTTCATATGTGAAGGGAATAAATTGTATGATAATTACATCATATCTGGTCTAAAGGATATTAATGCTTTGACCCTCTCTCAGCTGTACATTATTCTGAGGAGCCTGAACATTTATTTGAACATGAAAATTTTGTATCATTACTTTtcaatatataaaaataaaggtacTGTTAACTACGTAGGTTTTACCAAAATTCTGGagcacattttttcaaataaacaTATTACCACATATTTTGATGTgtataaggggaaaaattccAGCTGTATAGACAACAGGAACTTTATCGAATTTTTGATTGATGTGCAATGTGAGGGGAAATGTGAAGAGAGGATTTTCACTGGGCGTGAAGTGGACCGCGAATTCTCTATCCACAAGGGGGCGTGCGGAAAGAAGGAACTACAGGCGTTGCCATCGGGCCCTGTTATTTCCACCTCGGTTGGCCAAATGAAGGGAAGAGGAGATACCGATGAAGGAGTACGCCTTGCAATGGATCCTACCCTAAGGGGTGGtacaaaaaatgcagaaaataaATCTAAGGGAATCCATcagatgaaggaagaaaaatgtgaatataACCCCAACGGTGAAGCCAATTCCGTTGGTAATCACAAACCAAGGGGAGACCTCGTCTCGAATAATTCTGTGAGGAACAATTTTAGCAACTACCAATGTGGTGGCACGATTATAAAGAATATGAATAAGGAGGGGGTTAATCAAAATGAGTTCCACTTGGGTGTGGACACTTTACCAAATGCATTTCTCCTGCCGGACAAGTGGATACGTCAAGATGAAGACTACATCACGGTGTTAAATATACTGAGAGAAAAGCTAGGTTTGGGTTCCGTAAAGGGAGAGAAAGGCGTAAATCGGGATGCTTTCGCAACCGGCGTGGGCTACCACAGCGATACCCTCAATGGGAATAAAAGGTGGGACAGTACAAACAATAGGCGCGGCTATCGCAGCAATCACAGTGGTCACAACAGTGACAGCGCTGAAAACGTCAAAAGGGGTATTTCCTATGGTGGAAAATGCACCTCCCCAGAGGAGCACGAACGTAATGCACAAAACGAATCCTACTACATTAGAGCCAAAGCAATATATAAACTGTTAAACACGATAAAGAAATACAACATCCCATTTGTTATGATTAATGAAGATAAACATTATTTAACACAGATCGGGTTGGTATATTTCCTGTTGTCAAAAGAAAATAGTATAATGTGCCCAGAGTACTCCAAGGTTTATCAAAATATGAATTTACCACTATGTAACTACTGGATTAATAGCAGTCACAACACATACCTTGGCAGAAAGCAAATCTTTAGCTCAAGCAATATCGaacaatatatttatattctGATAGATGGATGTAGATGTGTCGAATTCgattgttattattttaacaaaaacaTCGTTGTTTATCATGGCTTCTATGGATATAAATTAACATCTTCTATCCTCTTCTGTGACACCCTCATTGCATGCAAGCTGTTCGGATTTACAACCTCCCCCTTCCCCATCATCTTGTCGTTAGAAATTCACTGCAAAAATAAGCACAAAAATTTAATTGCTAAAATATTAATATGTATTTTAGGTAATCAGTTGTATATTCCAAAAAGTAGAGACGAAATTAATAACATAACTCCACATAACTGTAAAAACCGATTTTTagtaaaatataaacattttgaaaataatgataattCGGGCTTCTACTTCATCTTTGAGGGTCTACAGAGCGTCATGTACGATGAGCTCGGATACATTTCCGACATCGTTGGCGAAGAGGATGAGGATACAGAGGAAGAGGATGGTCATATGGGGGGCGTACACAACAACGTTCTCCGTGATGGGAGCGCTGAAAGTGGTGAGAGTGACAATAGTGATGAAAATCATGTTTACAGAaacgacgatgatgatgtgCAGAGAAACCATAAGCACAGCTATCGCAAAAGCCCAAATCAccgtgatgatgatgatgacattgagaaaaaattcgaCTCGTACATAAAAAACAGCATTCAGAAGGGGTACATCCACGAACGGAAAAAGCGAAACATGTACATGAGCAGTTTGTGCCATGATCCTGATGCTGTGGAGGAGGATCAGCGAGATCATTCGCCACGACGTGATGTGAACCATCAAGTGGTAAAGGGCACGAAGCTTTGGaggaacaaaaagggaaaagatcAGAGTAGGTGGTCCACTCGGTTGGAAGATGATAATAACCTAGGTAATGCCCATATAAATGGTACCCCTGAAGAAGGTGATGAAAATGCTGATGGTGGTATGGCCCCTTTGGCTAGCcagaaaatgggaaataaAACGCACGGAGATagcgaaaagaaaattgaaaatcaAAACGCAAGAAATAATAACATACTAAATGAATACTCCTGCTTGAAGGGATACGCGTTTCAGAATTTTTGCGAAAATAGAACATACAACGAAATATGTTCCATTAGTGAAAATAAGTTTATCAAGTTGATTAAGAAGAATGAAGATGagataataaaatataaccaGAAAACCTTGACGAGAGTGTACCCGTCTGGGACAAGACTGGCATCCACAAATTTTAATCCACTGATTTTCTGGAGCGCAGGAATCCAATTTGTGGCGTTAAATTATCAGTACAATGGGCTTAGCATGCTTCTGAACAAAGGAAGGTTTCtagaaaatggaggaaagcaCTCAGGGTACATCCTAAAGCCAGAAATTTTACggtttaatgaaaaaaaggattataGTATTTTGCACCTCGATCTGCAGATACTGTCTTTGCACCAGATAAACTTATTATTttccattaaaaataaataccaagagaagaaattaaagaaaaaattattcaaaatgGATATGATACAACATATTcagacacacaaaaaaattaacaaaaaaacgaaaaattttaagcatgtacaaaaattagagaaggaaaaaaaaaatttctttttctcagaTGTACAATCTGAtgacaataaaaaaataaaaaatataagtcACGAATTTCtcatgaaaaaatttaacgaTAATGATAATGACGTTAATTATATTCATAGTAAATGTTCCAATGTGGAGGAGAAATATGAGGATATGTTATCAGAATATAAATCCTTCCTATTATGTTCTTCCCTCTCGCACAGCAGTAGCTTTAACAGTTGTAGCAGCCATACTACTGCATCCAATAATGGTAATACAGATTCGACTAAGAATACTTCATCCAAATCCAAAAATAGGAGTTTTTATCAAACTTTTGAGGAGTTGAAGAAGGcaaacaatttatttttctacttGTATGTCACTATATCCGTGCACGGCTACAATGAAAACAAGTACTACTTCAAGACGGAGATCGCCAAGGTTAACTTTTACGACCTCAACTATTG TTGGTCAAAGCCATCAATGTtccaaatgaaaataatgtaCCCTTCACTGGCCCTCATTGTGTTTGAGCTGAAAACTTAT GACACCGTAAAAAGCGAGCTCATTGCTTGCGCCTGCTTCCCAGTTAAATGCCTCCGAGAAGG CATCCGATTTGTTCCTTTGTGCGACAAGTATTTGAAGGACATAAAAGGATCGGGCATTTTGGTTAATCTAAAAATTGGCACAAACAACAGCTGA